In a single window of the Ruminococcus albus 7 = DSM 20455 genome:
- a CDS encoding DegV family protein has translation MSKIKIMTDSASDISIENEKKYEIHVVPFKMSMGDKSYTSRVDFDNEKFYKMMDEYDGIPLTSQITAFEFAENYKELYNAGYTDVIYVSINSKGSATYNNSVMAVEQFYEEVPEAKGKFNIINIDGKGYTGGYGYAVVEAAKKAQKGASVSEIESFIRDWVDNCVIFFGMYSLQYAKKSGRIPAAAAFVGEIMGLRPVSRIQHNQITTEAKVRGDKALIPKIIELTAGEQIPKTPYCVVYGNDTEVRDEMIQAMTKKLGYPPADTYQIGSEIAVNAGPKVIGIIFKSQNK, from the coding sequence ATGTCAAAAATAAAGATCATGACAGATTCAGCCAGCGACATCTCTATCGAGAACGAGAAGAAGTACGAAATTCACGTAGTACCATTCAAGATGAGCATGGGTGATAAAAGCTACACCAGCCGCGTGGATTTCGACAACGAGAAGTTCTACAAAATGATGGACGAGTATGACGGCATACCACTGACATCGCAGATAACTGCCTTTGAATTCGCAGAGAATTACAAGGAGCTTTACAATGCAGGTTATACCGATGTTATCTATGTCAGCATAAACTCAAAGGGTTCTGCCACATACAACAATTCCGTCATGGCAGTTGAGCAGTTTTATGAGGAAGTACCCGAAGCAAAGGGCAAGTTCAATATCATCAATATCGACGGCAAGGGCTACACAGGCGGTTACGGCTATGCAGTGGTAGAAGCTGCCAAGAAAGCGCAGAAAGGCGCATCTGTAAGCGAGATAGAATCCTTTATCCGCGATTGGGTGGATAACTGCGTTATATTCTTCGGAATGTATTCTCTGCAATATGCCAAGAAATCAGGACGTATCCCCGCGGCAGCTGCATTCGTGGGTGAGATAATGGGTCTCCGCCCTGTATCCCGCATACAGCATAATCAGATAACCACCGAAGCCAAGGTACGCGGTGACAAGGCACTTATCCCCAAGATAATCGAACTCACCGCAGGCGAACAGATACCCAAGACACCTTACTGCGTCGTATACGGCAACGATACCGAAGTCCGTGACGAGATGATACAGGCTATGACCAAAAAGCTGGGCTATCCCCCTGCCGATACTTACCAGATAGGTTCTGAGATAGCAGTAAACGCAGGTCCAAAGGTCATCGGAATTATATTCAAGTCACAGAACAAGTGA